A stretch of Brassica rapa cultivar Chiifu-401-42 chromosome A08, CAAS_Brap_v3.01, whole genome shotgun sequence DNA encodes these proteins:
- the LOC103833740 gene encoding protein ENHANCED DISEASE RESISTANCE 2 isoform X3 has product MTSPGSKKVVPGDGSEKNHSGNLGRRGDLNESGSSSSGGGGGEGGGGGTFEYFGQVYHLGSNKIGHDYCHLRFLFIRGKYVEMYKRDPHENPDIKPIRRGVIGPTMMVEELGRRKVSHGDVYVIRFSNRLDERKKGEIACATAGEAMKWVEAFDEAKQQAEYALSRGGSTRTKLSMEANIDLEGHRPRVRRYAYGLKKLIRIGQGPETLLRQSSTLVNDVRGDSFYGGGDNGDAIEAHEWKCVRTINGVRIFEDVANFKAGRGFLVKAVAVVEASADAVFEVISKLDKHQRYEWDTVTGDSELIDSYEGHYDVIYCVYDPKYLSRWQSKRDFIFSRQWVRGQDGTYTILQFPAVHKKRPPKSGYRRTDITPSTWEIRNLKKRSDAEPPSCLVTHMLEIHSKRWCKWKRTSYSKFEKTIPYALLLQVAGLKEYIGANPAFKYEASSTVVQSKLSDIPSGEYVDEEMEEQFYDATDSSSDEEESDEDDEEQDKKEIKVKLKNVSWAIASLSLKQPKAPGASNELDTSVDPVDIDPSQIQGSLRKGNGDKDSNCWNSPSGMGFMIRGKTYLKDNAKVMGGQPLLTLVSVDWLKVDKAVDNIALHPKCLVQSEPGKKLPFILVINLQVPAKPNYCLVMYYAADRPVSESSSLGKFVNGSDSYRDSRFKLIPSIVQGYWMVKRAVGTKACLLGKAVTCKYLRKDNFLEIDVDIGSSAVARSVIGLVLGYVTSLIVDLAILIEGKEETELPEYILGTVRLNRIELDSAVSFEE; this is encoded by the exons ATGACATCGCCTGGGTCGAAGAAAGTGGTTCCCGGGGACGGATCGGAGAAGAATCATTCAGGGAACCTGGGAAGAAGGGGGGATCTCAATGAAAGTGGAAGCAGCAGCAGCGGTGGCGGTGGgggagaaggaggaggaggaggcacgTTTGAGTATTTCGGACAGGTCTATCATTTGGGTTCGAATAAGATCGGGCACGACTACTGTCATCTCCGTTTCCTTTTCATCAGAGGCAAATACGTCGAGATGTACAAACGGGATCCCCACGAGAACCCAGACATT AAACCCATAAGGCGTGGGGTCATAGGGCCTACAATGATGGTTGAAGAGCTTGGACGTCGCAAAGTTAGTCACGGG GATGTCTACGTCATTAGGTTCTCTAACCGGTTGGACGAGAGGAAAAAAGGAGAA ATTGCTTGTGCTACCGCTGGAGAAGCCATGAAATGGGTTGAGGCTTTTGACGAAGCAAAACAACAG GCTGAATATGCACTATCCAGAGGGGGAAGCACAAGAACAAAATTGAGCATGGAGGCCAA CATTGATCTTGAAGGACATCGACCTAGAGTAAGGCGTTATGCTTATGGGTTAAAAAAGCTTATCCGAATTGGGCAAG GTCCGGAGACTCTTTTGAGGCAATCCTCTACCTTGGTTAATGATGTCAGGGGTGATAGTTTCTACGGAGGTGGAGACAATGGAGATGCAATCGAGGCACATGAATGGAAATGTGTTCGTACAATCAATG GTGTTAGGATTTTTGAAGATGTGGCTAACTTCAAg GCTGGTAGAGGATTTCTTGTGAAAGCAGTTGCGGTAGTTGAAGCTAGTGCGGATGCTGTGTTCGAAGTGATTTCAAAGCTTGACAAACACCAAAGATACGA GTGGGATACAGTAACAGGTGATTCGGAATTGATAGACTCATACGAGGGCCACTATGATGTCATTTACTGCGTATATGATCCTAAGTATCTTTCACG ATGGCAATCAAAGAGAGATTTTATCTTCTCTAGACAGTGGGTTCGTGGGCAAGATGGAACATATA CAATCTTACAGTTTCCAGCAGTGCATAAGAAGCGGCCTCCAAAGTCCGGATATCGACGTACAGATATAACTC CATCTACTTGGGAAATCAGAAACTTGAAAAAGCGATCAGATGCAGAACCTCCAAGTTGTCTTGTAACACACATGCTAGAAATCCACTCTAAACGCTGGTGCAAATGGAAGAGAACTAGCTACTCAAAGTTTGAAAAGACTATTCCATATGCATTACTCCTCCAAGTGGCAG GCCTGAAGGAGTACATTGGAGCAAACCCGGCCTTCAAGTATGAAGCCTCCTCAACTGTTGTACAGTCCAAGTTATCAGATATTCCGAGTGGTGAATATGTAGATGAGGAAATGGAGGAGCAGTTTTATGATGCCACAGACTCATCATCTGATGAGGAGGAAAGCGATGAGGATGATGAGGAGCAGGACAAAAAG GAGATAAAAGTCAAACTCAAGAATGTTTCATGGGCAATCGCCAGCCTATCTTTGAAGCAGCCTAAAG CTCCAGGCGCAAGTAATGAATTAGACACTAGTGTTGATCCTGTGGATATCGATCCAAGTCAGATCCAAGGATCCCTGCGCAAAGGAAATGGTGATAAGGACTCAAATTGCTGGAATTCTCCTAGTGGCATGGGGTTTATGATCAGGGGAAAGACCTACCTGAAAGATAATGCAAAG GTAATGGGTGGGCAGCCCCTTCTGACACTTGTATCAGTGGATTGGCTTAAAGTTGATAAAGCTGTAGACAACATCGCTCTGCATCCGAAATGTCTTGTCCAG TCAGAACCGGGGAAAAAGCTGCCGTTCATCCTAGTCATCAATCTTCAG gTACCAGCAAAGCCGAACTATTGTTTGGTCATGTACTATGCTGCGGATCGACCTGTAAGCGAGTCTTCCTCGCTTGGAAAATTTGTAAATGGGAGTGACAGTTACCGCGACTCAAGATTTAAGCTGATTCCAAGTATTGTTCAG GGGTACTGGATGGTCAAACGGGCTGTTGGAACAAAAGCCTGCCTGCTTGGTAAAGCTGTAACCTGCAAGTACCTGAGGAAAGATAATTTTCTGGAG ATTGATGTAGATATTGGATCATCGGCTGTTGCCCGGAGCGTTATTGGTCTGGTACTTGGTTATGTCACAAGCCTCATTGTTGATCTGGCCATCTTGATTGAG GGAAAAGAGGAAACAGAGTTGCCAGAGTATATTCTTGGGACGGTTC
- the LOC103833740 gene encoding protein ENHANCED DISEASE RESISTANCE 2 isoform X2 — protein sequence MTSPGSKKVVPGDGSEKNHSGNLGRRGDLNESGSSSSGGGGGEGGGGGTFEYFGQVYHLGSNKIGHDYCHLRFLFIRGKYVEMYKRDPHENPDIKPIRRGVIGPTMMVEELGRRKVSHGDVYVIRFSNRLDERKKGEIACATAGEAMKWVEAFDEAKQQAEYALSRGGSTRTKLSMEANIDLEGHRPRVRRYAYGLKKLIRIGQGPETLLRQSSTLVNDVRGDSFYGGGDNGDAIEAHEWKCVRTINGVRIFEDVANFKAGRGFLVKAVAVVEASADAVFEVISKLDKHQRYEWDTVTGDSELIDSYEGHYDVIYCVYDPKYLSRIFFRWQSKRDFIFSRQWVRGQDGTYTILQFPAVHKKRPPKSGYRRTDITPSTWEIRNLKKRSDAEPPSCLVTHMLEIHSKRWCKWKRTSYSKFEKTIPYALLLQVAGLKEYIGANPAFKYEASSTVVQSKLSDIPSGEYVDEEMEEQFYDATDSSSDEEESDEDDEEQDKKEIKVKLKNVSWAIASLSLKQPKAPGASNELDTSVDPVDIDPSQIQGSLRKGNGDKDSNCWNSPSGMGFMIRGKTYLKDNAKVMGGQPLLTLVSVDWLKVDKAVDNIALHPKCLVQSEPGKKLPFILVINLQVPAKPNYCLVMYYAADRPVSESSSLGKFVNGSDSYRDSRFKLIPSIVQGYWMVKRAVGTKACLLGKAVTCKYLRKDNFLEIDVDIGSSAVARSVIGLVLGYVTSLIVDLAILIEGKEETELPEYILGTVRLNRIELDSAVSFEE from the exons ATGACATCGCCTGGGTCGAAGAAAGTGGTTCCCGGGGACGGATCGGAGAAGAATCATTCAGGGAACCTGGGAAGAAGGGGGGATCTCAATGAAAGTGGAAGCAGCAGCAGCGGTGGCGGTGGgggagaaggaggaggaggaggcacgTTTGAGTATTTCGGACAGGTCTATCATTTGGGTTCGAATAAGATCGGGCACGACTACTGTCATCTCCGTTTCCTTTTCATCAGAGGCAAATACGTCGAGATGTACAAACGGGATCCCCACGAGAACCCAGACATT AAACCCATAAGGCGTGGGGTCATAGGGCCTACAATGATGGTTGAAGAGCTTGGACGTCGCAAAGTTAGTCACGGG GATGTCTACGTCATTAGGTTCTCTAACCGGTTGGACGAGAGGAAAAAAGGAGAA ATTGCTTGTGCTACCGCTGGAGAAGCCATGAAATGGGTTGAGGCTTTTGACGAAGCAAAACAACAG GCTGAATATGCACTATCCAGAGGGGGAAGCACAAGAACAAAATTGAGCATGGAGGCCAA CATTGATCTTGAAGGACATCGACCTAGAGTAAGGCGTTATGCTTATGGGTTAAAAAAGCTTATCCGAATTGGGCAAG GTCCGGAGACTCTTTTGAGGCAATCCTCTACCTTGGTTAATGATGTCAGGGGTGATAGTTTCTACGGAGGTGGAGACAATGGAGATGCAATCGAGGCACATGAATGGAAATGTGTTCGTACAATCAATG GTGTTAGGATTTTTGAAGATGTGGCTAACTTCAAg GCTGGTAGAGGATTTCTTGTGAAAGCAGTTGCGGTAGTTGAAGCTAGTGCGGATGCTGTGTTCGAAGTGATTTCAAAGCTTGACAAACACCAAAGATACGA GTGGGATACAGTAACAGGTGATTCGGAATTGATAGACTCATACGAGGGCCACTATGATGTCATTTACTGCGTATATGATCCTAAGTATCTTTCACG tatatttttcAGATGGCAATCAAAGAGAGATTTTATCTTCTCTAGACAGTGGGTTCGTGGGCAAGATGGAACATATA CAATCTTACAGTTTCCAGCAGTGCATAAGAAGCGGCCTCCAAAGTCCGGATATCGACGTACAGATATAACTC CATCTACTTGGGAAATCAGAAACTTGAAAAAGCGATCAGATGCAGAACCTCCAAGTTGTCTTGTAACACACATGCTAGAAATCCACTCTAAACGCTGGTGCAAATGGAAGAGAACTAGCTACTCAAAGTTTGAAAAGACTATTCCATATGCATTACTCCTCCAAGTGGCAG GCCTGAAGGAGTACATTGGAGCAAACCCGGCCTTCAAGTATGAAGCCTCCTCAACTGTTGTACAGTCCAAGTTATCAGATATTCCGAGTGGTGAATATGTAGATGAGGAAATGGAGGAGCAGTTTTATGATGCCACAGACTCATCATCTGATGAGGAGGAAAGCGATGAGGATGATGAGGAGCAGGACAAAAAG GAGATAAAAGTCAAACTCAAGAATGTTTCATGGGCAATCGCCAGCCTATCTTTGAAGCAGCCTAAAG CTCCAGGCGCAAGTAATGAATTAGACACTAGTGTTGATCCTGTGGATATCGATCCAAGTCAGATCCAAGGATCCCTGCGCAAAGGAAATGGTGATAAGGACTCAAATTGCTGGAATTCTCCTAGTGGCATGGGGTTTATGATCAGGGGAAAGACCTACCTGAAAGATAATGCAAAG GTAATGGGTGGGCAGCCCCTTCTGACACTTGTATCAGTGGATTGGCTTAAAGTTGATAAAGCTGTAGACAACATCGCTCTGCATCCGAAATGTCTTGTCCAG TCAGAACCGGGGAAAAAGCTGCCGTTCATCCTAGTCATCAATCTTCAG gTACCAGCAAAGCCGAACTATTGTTTGGTCATGTACTATGCTGCGGATCGACCTGTAAGCGAGTCTTCCTCGCTTGGAAAATTTGTAAATGGGAGTGACAGTTACCGCGACTCAAGATTTAAGCTGATTCCAAGTATTGTTCAG GGGTACTGGATGGTCAAACGGGCTGTTGGAACAAAAGCCTGCCTGCTTGGTAAAGCTGTAACCTGCAAGTACCTGAGGAAAGATAATTTTCTGGAG ATTGATGTAGATATTGGATCATCGGCTGTTGCCCGGAGCGTTATTGGTCTGGTACTTGGTTATGTCACAAGCCTCATTGTTGATCTGGCCATCTTGATTGAG GGAAAAGAGGAAACAGAGTTGCCAGAGTATATTCTTGGGACGGTTC